Below is a genomic region from Phragmites australis chromosome 20, lpPhrAust1.1, whole genome shotgun sequence.
CTGTCACTTGGTGTTACATTTTGCCGTTGCTAGGTTGGATGTATTATAGAGGGTGAAAATAGGATGCTTTTGTAGTCTTATACAAGCTAAAGTTTCATACATATGACATTGTAGTGCCCCACAAAACTATAGGCATTCGGGCAAGTGCAAACAAAACTGTCTAATGGGTTATGAACTCATCATGAGCATGCTGAACAACCTTAAGGCGTTACATTGGCTGAAATGAAGTATTGTTGACGAAATAAAcattatataaaatttgaaatcATGTCGTTGTTAGCTGTGAGAATTCTGTTCTATTTGAATACACTGTTTACTGATTTGAGATAGATAAGAGGTGATATATTTTGGTTACCTGCAGATCCCGAGGGTTGGAATGGCGATCAGGTATCCATTCTGAAAGGATTTCTATTGCTTTACTAGCCAAGTTTTTGAGGATTCATCTCACTTCATAAATTTCCCTGTAGGCAGCACAGGCAATGAAGAACCTGGAACCTATTTTGTCTAAGGAGGTCAGAACATCTTGCAAATCAGTAGTGCAATTTTCTGATATCCCTTACTTTCTTCCGTGCTATACTTTAATTCTTTTTgacattaaacatgatgcttaggTTGAATCACCTTCAATGCTGACTTCTCCAACCATACTATAATACCAAGCCCTGATGTTTCTGTTTTAAAATTATGTGCGCGTAGCTTATGCGCCAAACTGTGTGGTGTATCAGTTGATAACCCATGTCAGAATGTGGTGACAAACCATATCATTATAGTCATTTAACTTCTTTCTGTTTTTTCTAGGCAACTATTGTTGTTTCCCTGTCTCATGTAATCTATTATGCCTTATAGTTCCCATGACTTTGCTTATTACCCACTGTGTAGTGTTGCAGTCTGTATATTGCATGTTGTGGTAATTTATTAACTTTTATTTATCATGTTGATCGCATATAAACAGTCATGAATCTTTTCGCATTTCCTGAACTTCTTTGTATTTTTGCATCCTTTGGTCTTCAGGTGATTGAAGCTATAGCTGCTAATCAACAAGAAGCAGGCTCATTGAGTCTTGATTTCTTTAGGAATCATGCATCTCTCTCTTGGAAAACTGACGATCTAGTCAATGAGAAGAGCATGGATGTTGATGACAAGGCTAAAGCTGAAAACAGTGCTGCAGAACATGGTTTACCAACAAATAAATCACCAAAAGATGATCCTGGTACCAACATAAGTGTGAAATTCAAAAGCCTTTTTACATCTTTTGATTAGGTACACCAGAAAATAAAGTGCTTCTCAATGCAGATGAACATCAAGTTGACACAGCAGCAAAAATAGCTCGAAGGGTAAAAGTACTAGCCTTGTATACATATTGCCTTTTTCTGGTCTATGTTTCTATGCATTTCTTACATCTTTTTTACTTCCCTGGATAATGTAGAAACTAAGGGAGAAAAGGCGGGAGAAAAGAGCAATGCATTTGGTTCGCAAATATGATGAAGCACATGTTAAGCTAGAGAATGCAGCTATTGAGCGATCAAAGGCCGTTGATTCTGCTGTGCTTGGGAAATACAGCATATGgagaaaagagaatgagaatgaGAATTCAGACTCAACAGTTAGGTTGATGAGGGACCAAATCATTATGGCTCGTGTCTATTCTGCGCTTGCTAAATCAAAGAACAAGAATGATTTATATCAAGAACTGCAGACCCGAATCAAGGAAAGCCATTGGGCTGTTGGAGAGGCTACTGCTGATGCTGACCTGCATCACAGGTGCACATCTATTTCACCCTTTTTTATCTTATTCTAGAAAAAAAGTCCTTTTCTtactttgttcttcttttttcacAAACCATCTCCTTTGCAGCGCACCTGAGAAAATCAGAGCAATGGGCCAAGTTTTATCAAAGGCTAGAGAAGAAGTGTATGATTGTAAGGCGATAACTCAGAGACTAAGAGCTACACTTCAGTCAGCAGATGAACAGGTCAGGAGCTTGAAGAAGCAGAGTACATTTCTTAGCCAGTTGGCTGCAAAGACAATACCAAACAGCATTCACTGCTTGTCTATGCGTTTAACAATTGATTACTACCTTCTCCCTCTGGACAAACGCAAATTCCCAAGGAgtaaaaatttagaaaatccAAATCTCTACCACTACGCACTTTTCTCAGACAACGTCTTGGCAGCCTCTGTTGTTGTGAATTCAACCATCATGAATGCCAAGGTAATTTGCATCTCATTTTAATCGATTGCACTCTTTTACAGTATTGGTTTCTAATGGTGATGCTTGACGTTTGATATGACTTCTTCAGGAGCCAGAGAAACATGTTTTCCATCTTGTGACTGATAAGTTGAACTTTGGAGCCATGAACATGTGGTTTCTGGTGAATGCACCTGGCAAAGCCACCATCCATGTTGAGAATGTGGACGAATTTAAGTGGTTGAACTCATCATACTGTCCTGTGTTGCGGCAACTTGAGTCTGCTGCCATGAAAGAGTATTATTTCAAAGCTGATCGTCCCACCACTCTTTCAGCAGGTTCATCAAACCTAAAGTATCGGAACCCCAAGTACCTCTCTATGCTGAACCACTTGAGATTCTATCTCCCAGAGGTCTATCCAAAGTTGGATAAGATACTTTTCCTCGATGACGACATAGTTGTGCAGAAAGATTTGACAGGCTTGTGGGATGTTGATCTTAATGGAAAGGTCAATGGCGCTGTGGAGACCTGTGGGGAGAGTTTCCACCGTTTTGACAAGTATCTTAATTTTTCAAATCCACATATTGCTCGGAATTTTGATCCGAATGCTTGTGGCTGGGCTTACGGGATGAACATCTTTGACCTGAAGGAGTGGGAGAGGAAAGATATTACCGGGATCTATCACAAATGGCAAAACTTGGTGAGATTTCTACTCTTGTTACTGAATTGCATTGATTTACAAAAAGAAACTGTTGCGCAAATTAGTATGTTCTTAGTTTAAACACTTCATATCTCACATAATCATTTCTGTTTTGTTAGAACGAAGACAGAGTTCTTTGGAAGCTCGGGACGCTTCCACCTGGCCTCTTGACCTTCTACAAGTTGACGCATCCTCTGGACAAGTCGTGGCATGTTCTTGGATTAGGATACAACCCAAGCATAGACCGTTCAGAGATAGATAATGCTGCTGTTGTTCATTACAATGGGAACATGAAGCCATGGTTGGAGCTAGCGATGACAAAGTACCGACCGTATTGGACAAAGTATATCAAGTATGATCACCCTTATATCCGTGGATGCGACTTGAGTGAGTAGATAGACGTAATGGAAAACTGATGGAGGGTGACCCAGCTAAATAGAAGTGTTCCACTGCCA
It encodes:
- the LOC133901655 gene encoding polygalacturonate 4-alpha-galacturonosyltransferase-like, which gives rise to MPTPKQRLPYSAAGGGGGRRAASCVLPPAVVLVFLFVIAPSLFFVARNGGHVHVASDPEGWNGDQAAQAMKNLEPILSKEVIEAIAANQQEAGSLSLDFFRNHASLSWKTDDLVNEKSMDVDDKAKAENSAAEHGLPTNKSPKDDPDEHQVDTAAKIARRKLREKRREKRAMHLVRKYDEAHVKLENAAIERSKAVDSAVLGKYSIWRKENENENSDSTVRLMRDQIIMARVYSALAKSKNKNDLYQELQTRIKESHWAVGEATADADLHHSAPEKIRAMGQVLSKAREEVYDCKAITQRLRATLQSADEQVRSLKKQSTFLSQLAAKTIPNSIHCLSMRLTIDYYLLPLDKRKFPRSKNLENPNLYHYALFSDNVLAASVVVNSTIMNAKEPEKHVFHLVTDKLNFGAMNMWFLVNAPGKATIHVENVDEFKWLNSSYCPVLRQLESAAMKEYYFKADRPTTLSAGSSNLKYRNPKYLSMLNHLRFYLPEVYPKLDKILFLDDDIVVQKDLTGLWDVDLNGKVNGAVETCGESFHRFDKYLNFSNPHIARNFDPNACGWAYGMNIFDLKEWERKDITGIYHKWQNLNEDRVLWKLGTLPPGLLTFYKLTHPLDKSWHVLGLGYNPSIDRSEIDNAAVVHYNGNMKPWLELAMTKYRPYWTKYIKYDHPYIRGCDLSE